From Chitinivibrio alkaliphilus ACht1, the proteins below share one genomic window:
- a CDS encoding superoxide dismutase, giving the protein MKLREPLILFRFVFLFCTPWSVFAQPFQLEDLPYSTDALEPVIDQLIMEIHHGRHHQAYVDNLNAQVEAFPELADISLAEMMKEISQFTTAVRNNGGGHYNHTLFWEIMAPENTGAGPSHDLISAVEREFGSLAGMKKLFAEAAATRFGSGWAWLIVTPEGDLKVTSTANQDNPLMDVIPEDEQGTPLLALDVWEHAYYLSYQNRRGDYLNHWWRVVNWNEVNRRFKAAVGEES; this is encoded by the coding sequence ATGAAGTTACGAGAACCCCTGATCCTGTTTCGTTTTGTATTTCTTTTTTGTACCCCCTGGAGTGTTTTTGCACAGCCCTTTCAGCTGGAGGATCTTCCCTACAGCACAGACGCCCTTGAGCCGGTTATCGATCAGCTTATCATGGAGATTCACCATGGACGACACCATCAGGCCTATGTTGATAATCTCAATGCACAGGTAGAGGCGTTTCCGGAACTGGCAGATATATCTCTTGCAGAAATGATGAAAGAGATTTCACAGTTTACCACTGCAGTACGAAATAACGGCGGCGGTCATTATAATCATACTCTGTTCTGGGAAATAATGGCCCCTGAAAATACGGGGGCCGGGCCGTCCCACGATCTTATTTCCGCTGTGGAGCGTGAGTTTGGATCCCTTGCGGGAATGAAGAAACTTTTTGCGGAAGCTGCGGCGACGCGCTTTGGCTCTGGCTGGGCATGGCTGATTGTCACTCCTGAGGGTGATCTCAAGGTGACCTCCACGGCAAATCAGGATAATCCCCTCATGGATGTTATTCCTGAAGACGAGCAGGGAACGCCCCTCCTTGCCCTTGATGTGTGGGAACATGCCTATTATCTTTCATACCAAAACCGTCGCGGTGACTATCTGAATCACTGGTGGCGGGTGGTAAACTGGAATGAAGTAAATCGTCGTTTTAAAGCAGCCGTGGGAGAGGAGTCGTAA
- a CDS encoding CobW family GTP-binding protein, whose amino-acid sequence MKPRWYTWDGPAPLHKEKTPISCISGFLGAGKTTLLNRWLGENTHTKSAVIVNDVGAINIDAALIRHTSNSAPAFLKNVVELTSGCICCSLESELSAALFTLIHEYRPDHILIEASGVAEPRNIVASLHARNTRGRSIMELVEIHRMISIFSPRDLIDYWHASQRKRTIPLLHSDPRRPVIELLTAQIEYAHVAVLTKTESTPRSICDAAEKRIRMLAPHIDICHAQQGKTEGDIIFHHGKDTSLDTSWAPVQNNHPRHPVHHHSHTYGFQTLHYHSDRPMDIKQLSAYLRKGIPGLLRAKGMYWDVKDNIRVGILSLAGNILRMDFCGRWGGRKTHALHPPASPKENTGLWGERCQNMVFIGIDMDCTAIQERLDTFLTDPGT is encoded by the coding sequence ATGAAACCACGGTGGTATACGTGGGATGGCCCGGCCCCCCTGCATAAGGAAAAGACACCCATTTCCTGTATCAGCGGGTTTCTCGGGGCAGGAAAAACAACCCTGCTGAACCGCTGGCTTGGGGAAAATACCCATACGAAGAGTGCAGTTATTGTCAACGATGTGGGAGCAATAAATATTGACGCCGCCCTGATTCGCCACACCAGCAATTCTGCACCGGCCTTTCTGAAGAATGTTGTGGAATTGACCAGCGGGTGTATATGCTGTTCTCTGGAGAGTGAACTATCCGCCGCACTCTTTACGCTCATCCATGAATACCGCCCCGATCATATCCTTATAGAAGCAAGCGGTGTGGCAGAGCCGCGAAATATCGTTGCATCCCTCCATGCCCGTAACACCCGGGGACGATCCATTATGGAGCTTGTGGAGATTCACCGTATGATCTCAATATTCTCCCCACGTGACCTAATTGATTATTGGCATGCTTCTCAGAGAAAAAGAACTATTCCACTCTTGCACAGCGACCCCCGACGTCCCGTCATAGAACTGCTCACCGCGCAAATTGAATATGCCCATGTAGCGGTGCTCACAAAAACAGAGAGTACCCCCCGCTCTATCTGCGATGCCGCGGAAAAAAGAATCCGCATGCTTGCCCCCCACATTGACATATGTCATGCACAGCAGGGAAAAACAGAAGGGGATATTATTTTTCACCATGGCAAAGACACGAGCCTTGATACAAGCTGGGCACCCGTACAAAACAACCACCCCCGGCACCCCGTCCATCACCATAGCCACACATACGGATTTCAGACCCTTCATTATCACTCAGACCGCCCCATGGATATCAAACAATTATCCGCATACCTGCGCAAAGGAATTCCAGGATTACTTCGGGCAAAGGGGATGTACTGGGATGTAAAAGACAACATTCGCGTGGGGATACTCTCCCTGGCGGGAAATATTCTTCGCATGGATTTTTGCGGACGATGGGGTGGAAGGAAAACACATGCCCTGCATCCCCCCGCCTCCCCGAAGGAAAATACGGGGCTCTGGGGAGAACGGTGTCAAAATATGGTTTTTATTGGAATTGATATGGATTGTACCGCAATACAAGAGCGGCTTGATACATTTCTTACCGATCCCGGCACGTAA
- a CDS encoding response regulator — MGKKMIYAVEDDPAIQELLTYNIVQANYDCEVFDSAEKMLTRVSSVPPTLIILDILLPGMDGIEACRNLKMNEETADIPVVMLTAKGDEVDVVTGLELGADDYIVKPFSPRILMARIKSVLRRRVNEKRLRSEPMDIHSVHIHPGRHEVVVSGKSVDLTASEFSALYMLAKRPGWVFSRYQIVEEIHGPNYPVTDRSVDVMIAGLRKKLGDKGALIETVRGIGYRMKEEAYEEV; from the coding sequence ATGGGAAAAAAAATGATATATGCTGTTGAGGATGATCCGGCAATTCAGGAGCTCCTTACCTATAATATTGTGCAGGCAAATTATGATTGCGAAGTCTTTGATTCTGCCGAAAAAATGCTGACACGGGTGTCCTCCGTTCCTCCTACACTCATCATTCTCGATATCCTACTTCCCGGCATGGATGGCATAGAGGCATGCAGAAACCTCAAAATGAATGAAGAGACGGCAGATATTCCCGTGGTTATGCTTACGGCAAAGGGAGATGAGGTGGATGTTGTTACGGGTCTTGAACTTGGGGCGGATGATTATATTGTAAAACCCTTCAGTCCACGGATTCTTATGGCACGGATAAAATCTGTGTTGCGACGGCGGGTTAATGAGAAGCGTTTGCGTTCTGAGCCCATGGACATTCACTCTGTACATATTCATCCCGGTCGTCATGAGGTGGTCGTATCGGGAAAAAGCGTGGATTTAACTGCCTCTGAGTTTTCTGCGCTCTACATGTTGGCAAAGCGGCCGGGGTGGGTTTTTTCTCGATACCAGATTGTGGAGGAGATTCATGGGCCAAATTATCCCGTTACGGACAGAAGTGTGGATGTGATGATTGCGGGGTTGCGGAAAAAGCTTGGTGATAAGGGGGCTCTTATCGAGACCGTACGCGGCATTGGGTATCGCATGAAAGAAGAGGCCTATGAAGAAGTCTAA
- a CDS encoding HAMP domain-containing sensor histidine kinase: MKKSNPSFFAQIFFSIMGLILVLGVLFSLNSIIHLRRMYFASVRRELVSTSEAFSRIYKESEISLFSMDSLLKKQYHDGGIRYTLIQPDGQVIADSHNDIDAMDNHKTRPEVRHAFASGWGYEVRFSATEGVHHKYVARRNNDGSITRTSRPLDQLLDSLWSYTASLILLFLFLGGVGLSLSFFLSRWISRPIEILKNRAEKLGEGDVFTPLADRRVSREIMDLSRILDRASQTLKKRFTSVRTHKDRLRTILSEMIEGVVAVNAERELFLINSRARQMLDISSDTSQGREYYKIIRHIEIQQIIDTLLAGDSVQTMIHEEVTLGRGENERIYRINGKALLDPGDVFLVIHDITALKRLENMRRDFAGNVSHELRTPLTSIKGFVETLKDGAITDPVQSVRFLTIIDEEVRRLNTLIEDILTLSRVEQQEEALSDNSADTERVNLCDFLNELYGLYTDRAKKYSVDLRKDIHLAPDPLVDIRPGLFSLAVKNLLDNAVKYSGENAVVTLRARERQDEYIVSVQDTGPGIDPVHHDRLFERFYRVDKSRSRHMGGTGLGLSIVKHIVSLHGGKIILESEPGQGSIFTITIHKPL; the protein is encoded by the coding sequence ATGAAGAAGTCTAATCCCTCCTTTTTTGCACAGATATTTTTTTCCATCATGGGGCTTATCCTGGTACTGGGGGTGCTTTTTTCTCTCAATAGTATTATACATTTGCGCCGTATGTACTTTGCCTCTGTACGTCGGGAGCTGGTGAGCACATCAGAGGCCTTTTCCCGTATTTATAAGGAGAGCGAAATTTCTCTTTTCTCTATGGATAGTCTCTTAAAAAAACAGTATCACGACGGCGGGATCCGCTATACTCTTATTCAGCCGGATGGACAGGTGATTGCAGATAGCCATAATGATATTGATGCCATGGATAATCATAAAACACGTCCCGAAGTGCGGCATGCCTTTGCCTCTGGATGGGGCTATGAGGTTCGTTTTAGTGCAACTGAAGGGGTGCATCATAAATATGTTGCCCGTCGTAACAATGATGGGAGTATCACACGAACCTCCCGGCCTCTTGATCAGTTGCTGGACTCTCTCTGGTCCTATACAGCCAGTCTTATTTTGCTTTTTCTCTTTCTTGGTGGAGTTGGGCTCTCCTTGAGTTTTTTTCTGTCCCGCTGGATTTCACGGCCCATTGAAATTTTAAAAAACCGTGCTGAAAAGTTGGGGGAGGGCGATGTTTTTACTCCCCTTGCAGACCGTCGTGTTAGCCGTGAAATAATGGACTTGTCCCGTATTCTTGATCGGGCATCTCAAACCTTGAAGAAGCGTTTTACCTCGGTGCGAACCCATAAGGATCGTCTGCGCACCATTCTTTCTGAAATGATAGAGGGGGTTGTTGCTGTTAATGCAGAGCGGGAACTTTTTCTGATAAACTCCCGTGCCCGTCAAATGCTTGATATTAGCAGTGATACTTCTCAGGGGCGTGAGTATTATAAAATAATTCGGCATATTGAAATACAGCAGATTATCGATACGCTCCTGGCGGGAGACAGTGTGCAGACCATGATTCATGAAGAGGTGACCCTTGGCAGAGGGGAGAACGAACGGATCTATCGCATTAACGGTAAAGCCCTGTTAGACCCCGGCGATGTTTTTTTGGTGATCCACGATATCACCGCCTTAAAACGTCTTGAAAATATGCGCCGTGATTTTGCGGGCAATGTATCCCACGAACTTCGCACGCCCCTTACCTCTATAAAGGGGTTTGTGGAGACCCTCAAAGACGGGGCGATTACAGACCCGGTACAAAGTGTGCGATTTTTGACCATTATTGATGAGGAAGTGCGTCGCCTCAATACCCTTATTGAAGATATCCTTACCCTTTCCCGTGTGGAACAGCAGGAGGAGGCACTTTCTGATAATTCGGCTGATACGGAACGGGTGAATCTGTGCGATTTCCTGAATGAGTTGTATGGTCTTTATACAGACAGGGCTAAAAAATACTCCGTGGATCTGCGCAAAGATATACATCTTGCCCCGGATCCCTTAGTGGATATACGTCCCGGTCTCTTTTCCCTGGCCGTTAAAAACCTCCTCGATAATGCTGTTAAGTATAGCGGGGAAAATGCTGTGGTTACCCTGAGAGCACGGGAGCGCCAAGATGAGTATATTGTGTCGGTACAGGATACCGGGCCGGGCATAGATCCGGTTCATCACGACCGGCTTTTTGAGCGTTTTTATCGTGTTGATAAAAGTCGTAGCAGGCATATGGGGGGGACAGGTCTTGGTCTCTCCATTGTGAAACATATTGTCTCCCTTCACGGCGGAAAGATTATCCTGGAGAGTGAGCCGGGGCAGGGAAGCATTTTTACGATAACAATACATAAACCTCTTTAA
- the phoU gene encoding phosphate signaling complex protein PhoU: MSVHLQKDIKNVEKQLLDCSALVEQTLIRSINALINADREEADRVIAGDDSIDEREISIEEDCLKILALHQPVAIDLRFLVSVLKINNDLERIGDYCVSIAKRTKTILDFEDDFSYQLPFGNMTDKTITLIKDSINSLVMEDVKKAYTAIGSIDAINSMKNEMFSLFITEVQNNPEKAEILSHQMIIARYLDRIAEHAVNIAEDMIYMIDGEIVRHKLG, translated from the coding sequence ATGTCGGTTCATCTACAAAAGGATATTAAGAATGTGGAGAAGCAGCTTCTGGACTGTTCTGCCCTGGTGGAACAGACCTTGATACGGTCGATCAATGCTCTTATTAATGCAGATCGGGAAGAGGCTGATCGAGTTATTGCCGGGGATGACAGTATTGATGAAAGGGAGATATCCATTGAAGAGGATTGTCTCAAGATTCTTGCCCTTCATCAGCCCGTAGCTATTGATCTGCGTTTTCTTGTCTCTGTTTTGAAGATCAATAATGACCTTGAGCGTATCGGTGACTATTGTGTATCCATCGCAAAGCGTACAAAGACAATACTTGATTTTGAAGATGATTTTTCTTATCAGCTTCCCTTTGGCAATATGACGGATAAAACAATTACCCTTATTAAAGATAGTATCAACTCTCTGGTCATGGAAGATGTGAAAAAAGCATATACCGCTATTGGTTCTATTGATGCGATTAACTCCATGAAGAATGAAATGTTCTCCCTCTTCATTACGGAAGTCCAGAATAATCCGGAGAAAGCGGAGATACTTTCCCATCAGATGATCATCGCCCGGTATCTTGATCGTATCGCAGAGCATGCAGTAAATATTGCTGAAGATATGATATACATGATTGACGGCGAGATCGTTCGCCATAAACTTGGCTAA